From one Acidobacteriota bacterium genomic stretch:
- a CDS encoding pyridoxal phosphate-dependent aminotransferase — translation MSEAKRAKRSDYIEWAKTRSQARFSLATSGVIHYPMAELPVRLEDIELSGPSWYGYEPLQQALAAKCGAATENVVAATGTSMANFLAMAAILEPGDEVLIERPAYDPLVSTAAYLGAAVNRFERRFEHGFRIDPSEIDRAVTNRTQLIVITNMHNPTGAFVDNDTLGEVGRIARRVGARVLVDEVYLETLFTTAPPSAFHLGSEFVTTSSLTKAYGLSGLRCGWVLAEPDLAKKIWRINDLFGNIPAHPAERLSVIALKNLDRIAARAIALLEKNRPLLDQFLDSRDDLEAVRPPFGTVVAPRLRRGSVEELCALLREKYETSVVPGRFFEMPDHIRIGIGCDSEMLAGGLERLGAALDELGKRN, via the coding sequence GTGAGTGAAGCGAAACGTGCCAAGCGCTCCGATTATATCGAGTGGGCTAAGACGCGCTCGCAGGCCAGGTTCAGCCTGGCTACAAGCGGGGTCATTCATTACCCGATGGCCGAGCTTCCGGTCCGCCTGGAAGACATCGAGTTGAGCGGGCCGAGCTGGTACGGTTACGAGCCGCTTCAACAGGCGCTCGCGGCCAAATGCGGCGCCGCTACTGAGAACGTCGTTGCCGCGACCGGAACTTCGATGGCCAACTTTTTGGCGATGGCTGCGATCCTCGAGCCAGGCGATGAAGTATTGATCGAGCGGCCGGCCTACGATCCGCTCGTGTCTACGGCAGCTTATCTGGGCGCCGCCGTGAACAGATTCGAGCGGCGGTTCGAGCATGGCTTTCGTATCGACCCGAGCGAGATCGATCGCGCGGTGACAAATCGCACCCAGCTCATCGTGATCACCAATATGCACAACCCTACCGGGGCGTTCGTTGATAACGACACGCTTGGCGAGGTTGGAAGAATCGCGCGGCGAGTGGGAGCGCGAGTATTGGTCGATGAGGTCTATCTCGAAACTTTGTTCACCACGGCGCCCCCTTCGGCATTTCACCTTGGCAGCGAGTTCGTCACTACAAGCAGCCTTACAAAAGCCTACGGCCTGAGCGGACTTCGTTGTGGATGGGTGCTTGCCGAGCCGGATCTCGCGAAAAAGATATGGCGGATCAACGATCTGTTCGGCAACATTCCCGCGCATCCGGCGGAGCGGCTCAGCGTGATCGCCCTGAAGAATCTTGACCGAATCGCCGCTCGCGCGATTGCGCTTCTTGAAAAGAACCGCCCGTTGCTCGATCAGTTTCTGGATTCGCGTGACGATCTCGAGGCAGTAAGACCGCCGTTCGGAACAGTTGTCGCTCCGAGGCTTAGGCGAGGCAGCGTTGAAGAGTTGTGTGCGCTACTTCGCGAGAAGTATGAGACGTCAGTCGTGCCCGGACGGTTCTTCGAGATGCCCGATCATATCCGCATCGGCATAGGGTGCGATTCTGAGATGCTCGCGGGCGGACTCGAGCGTCTGGGCGCGGCCCTCGATGAGTTGGGCAAGAGGAATTGA
- a CDS encoding amino acid permease, with the protein MNPPPDAIQDQPSGPTVDSSPKLARRLGLFDATMIVMGGIIGSGIFINPYVVARQVHTPVLILGAWAVGGLIALAGAFIYAELAALRPQVGGQYAYIREAIHPAAAFIYGWTLLLVVQSGGMAAVAVTFARYFIDLTQLPIGDWVVAAVALGALTLINCLGVRAGSSVQNALMVLKIVAIAGLIGAGLWGAGHGARSAMQAPSLTPDNSSMIGAFGAALVPVLFAYGGWQTASFVAGEMREPRKNLPRGLLIGVMGVILLYLAVNFVCVSVLGAGGLAETTTPASELMRLVLGEKGRKIIAVGIAISTLGFLSQGMLTAPRVYFAMAGDGLFFKRVASLHPRTRVPVVAIALQGVLAIVIAMSGRYEQILNYVVSIDSIFFGLTAACLFALRRSGSRADDDTEATSYTLKVGSLVIVLFIAAEWLVAASAIYQYPANSAIGLAILVAGIPVYFFWRGRRKRE; encoded by the coding sequence CTGAACCCACCACCGGACGCAATCCAAGACCAACCGTCGGGGCCAACCGTCGATAGCTCACCGAAGCTGGCGCGGCGGCTCGGGCTGTTCGACGCGACGATGATTGTGATGGGCGGGATCATCGGCTCAGGCATCTTCATCAATCCTTACGTCGTCGCTCGTCAGGTCCACACACCCGTTTTGATCCTCGGCGCCTGGGCGGTGGGCGGTTTGATTGCGCTCGCCGGCGCGTTCATCTATGCCGAACTGGCGGCTTTGCGGCCGCAGGTTGGCGGGCAGTACGCGTACATCCGAGAAGCGATTCATCCCGCGGCCGCATTCATCTACGGTTGGACACTATTGCTGGTAGTTCAGAGCGGAGGAATGGCGGCGGTCGCCGTAACCTTCGCGCGCTACTTCATCGATCTGACTCAACTTCCGATTGGAGACTGGGTGGTGGCCGCGGTCGCGCTTGGAGCTTTGACGCTGATCAATTGTCTTGGCGTGCGTGCGGGGAGCAGCGTACAGAACGCGTTGATGGTCTTGAAGATTGTGGCCATCGCCGGGCTGATAGGCGCCGGCTTGTGGGGCGCCGGCCACGGTGCACGCAGCGCGATGCAAGCGCCGTCGCTGACTCCCGACAACTCGTCGATGATTGGTGCATTCGGCGCCGCGCTGGTGCCGGTCTTATTTGCGTATGGCGGATGGCAGACGGCAAGCTTCGTGGCGGGCGAGATGCGCGAGCCGCGAAAGAATCTCCCGCGCGGACTCCTGATCGGGGTGATGGGAGTAATCCTCCTATATCTGGCAGTCAACTTCGTTTGTGTCAGCGTGCTGGGCGCGGGAGGTCTCGCGGAGACGACGACGCCCGCTTCGGAATTGATGAGATTGGTCTTAGGCGAAAAGGGCAGAAAGATCATCGCGGTTGGCATCGCGATATCGACGTTAGGGTTCTTGAGTCAGGGCATGCTGACCGCGCCGCGAGTTTATTTTGCGATGGCCGGCGACGGGCTTTTCTTCAAACGCGTGGCCTCGCTTCACCCTCGCACGCGAGTTCCCGTGGTGGCGATAGCCTTGCAAGGTGTGCTGGCGATCGTGATCGCGATGTCCGGCAGGTACGAACAGATTCTCAACTACGTCGTCTCGATTGATTCGATCTTTTTCGGGCTGACGGCTGCGTGCTTGTTTGCGCTTCGCCGAAGCGGATCGCGCGCGGACGACGATACCGAGGCAACCAGCTACACGCTCAAGGTAGGCTCACTGGTCATCGTTTTGTTTATCGCAGCAGAGTGGTTGGTCGCCGCCAGCGCAATCTACCAGTATCCGGCGAACAGCGCCATCGGACTGGCCATACTAGTCGCCGGGATACCGGTTTATTTCTTTTGGCGAGGGAGACGCAAACGTGAGTGA
- a CDS encoding serine/threonine-protein kinase, translating into MGLTQLTGEVLDEKYRIEKELGKGGMGSVYLATHLGTGRPVAVKVITPQFMMNDEFVERFRREAKAAGRLHHPNVVNVTDFGFAQVEGERIAYLVMEYLDGCTLAEVLAEESQLPIDWVVDIVEQTSSAIDEAHQQGIIHRDLKPDNIWLEPNRRGGYTVKVLDFGLAKLADVRMADAVESMPSAASSASDTRRLHRDSATITNQPRNTEGFKAQTYAQGAEVSEAATQIQRLQAGEHATLILAEQAQVNASPASESATQILPLESSEATTQIQPGPVSEEERTRVFEHTTAENLARQTVPADGLTRVGSILGTPVYMSPEQCRSEPLDARSDIYSLGVIAYQMLAGEPPFTGQAYELLKLHIEAAPPPLKEKRRKIPKRMAAVVMSALAKNPSERPASAAGFASALRASAERTGVLLRRAFALYIEHFPKFFRVTFLMYLPLIALHGALLIIAMKSHADTAQAPSGGLRVTINGSPATSALEVVLSVLMFFANFFINAIIAGVTIRLVTQLFLSPLRPLELRTAYGAVRKRLKALLITIALATIRWVFGLLLIVPGVIMFINYSLAAPVVMMEGLKGRAALKRSKALVKRSWRTVIVIIFFQWAIPGIAASVVAFPIAFALKASKIEQAPILTGRLTSIIVAMLNAVIVPLIATLTALVYLKTRQIGGETLKEALSQFEEEDTPRTKWQMRMRERLQTTTKA; encoded by the coding sequence TCGACGAGAAATACCGCATTGAGAAGGAACTCGGCAAGGGCGGGATGGGCTCTGTCTATCTCGCCACTCACCTGGGCACCGGCCGGCCTGTCGCCGTCAAAGTCATCACCCCGCAGTTCATGATGAATGACGAGTTCGTCGAGCGCTTCAGACGCGAGGCGAAAGCCGCCGGCCGGCTGCATCATCCAAACGTAGTCAATGTGACCGACTTCGGCTTCGCCCAGGTTGAGGGTGAGCGAATCGCGTATCTGGTGATGGAGTACCTCGACGGCTGCACGCTTGCCGAAGTGCTTGCCGAAGAATCTCAGCTTCCGATTGACTGGGTCGTCGACATCGTCGAACAAACTTCGTCGGCCATCGATGAAGCTCATCAACAGGGAATCATTCATCGCGACCTGAAACCCGATAACATCTGGCTCGAGCCGAATCGCCGCGGCGGCTACACGGTTAAGGTGCTCGACTTTGGTCTCGCCAAACTGGCAGATGTTCGGATGGCCGATGCGGTTGAAAGTATGCCGTCTGCGGCATCGTCCGCTTCGGACACAAGAAGGTTGCATCGAGATTCGGCCACGATAACGAATCAGCCGCGCAACACCGAGGGTTTCAAAGCTCAGACCTACGCACAGGGGGCTGAGGTTTCAGAAGCCGCGACTCAAATACAGCGTCTTCAAGCCGGCGAGCACGCAACTCTTATCCTCGCCGAACAAGCGCAAGTCAACGCCTCTCCTGCAAGCGAATCGGCGACGCAAATCTTACCGTTGGAATCATCCGAAGCGACGACTCAAATACAACCCGGGCCTGTGTCAGAGGAAGAGCGAACGCGCGTGTTCGAGCACACTACGGCTGAGAATCTGGCTCGGCAAACCGTTCCGGCAGATGGGCTGACGCGAGTTGGATCGATTCTCGGCACACCGGTATACATGTCGCCGGAGCAATGCCGCAGCGAGCCGCTCGACGCGCGCAGCGACATATACAGCCTCGGCGTGATTGCGTATCAGATGCTCGCCGGCGAGCCGCCATTCACCGGCCAGGCTTACGAGCTGCTGAAGCTTCACATAGAAGCCGCTCCACCCCCGCTTAAAGAAAAGCGCCGCAAGATCCCGAAGCGAATGGCCGCGGTTGTGATGTCGGCGCTGGCGAAGAATCCCTCCGAGCGTCCCGCAAGCGCCGCCGGCTTCGCAAGCGCGCTGCGAGCGAGCGCCGAACGAACGGGGGTGCTGCTACGCCGGGCCTTCGCGCTGTACATCGAACACTTCCCAAAATTCTTCCGGGTCACGTTCCTGATGTACCTTCCGCTGATCGCCTTGCACGGGGCTCTTCTCATCATTGCAATGAAGTCGCACGCGGACACTGCCCAGGCTCCCTCCGGCGGTTTGAGAGTCACTATCAACGGTAGCCCGGCCACCAGCGCTCTCGAAGTCGTACTCTCAGTTCTGATGTTCTTCGCCAACTTTTTCATCAATGCGATAATCGCCGGAGTCACAATCCGGCTGGTAACGCAGCTCTTCCTGTCCCCGCTCAGACCGTTGGAACTGCGCACGGCTTATGGGGCAGTTAGAAAAAGATTGAAGGCCCTTCTGATTACCATTGCGCTCGCCACGATTCGATGGGTCTTCGGATTACTCTTGATCGTTCCAGGCGTGATCATGTTCATCAACTATTCGCTGGCTGCGCCGGTGGTGATGATGGAAGGACTGAAAGGGCGTGCTGCGTTGAAACGATCGAAGGCTCTGGTCAAGCGCTCCTGGCGCACAGTCATCGTGATCATTTTCTTCCAATGGGCCATCCCCGGCATTGCGGCATCGGTCGTAGCGTTTCCGATTGCCTTCGCTCTCAAAGCGTCAAAGATCGAGCAAGCACCGATTCTGACCGGGCGTCTTACTTCGATCATTGTGGCGATGCTCAACGCGGTGATCGTGCCGCTGATCGCTACTCTGACCGCGCTGGTCTACTTGAAGACGCGGCAGATAGGCGGAGAGACTCTCAAGGAAGCCCTCAGCCAGTTTGAAGAAGAGGACACGCCTCGCACAAAGTGGCAGATGCGCATGCGGGAGCGGCTGCAGACCACAACGAAGGCTTGA